The Triticum aestivum cultivar Chinese Spring chromosome 4B, IWGSC CS RefSeq v2.1, whole genome shotgun sequence sequence GGAGCAAAATGCTGTTTGAGCTTTTCAGTTACACAACTTAAAATCTCTAGTCATAAAGCTACACATCAAGTAACATATATGCATGTTGTGATGGGAAAAAATACAGGTGTTGTACTACTAGTAGTGGTCAAGGATTAGAAAATTTCAGATGTTATCTAGAGTTCTACACATTGCAAAAGAGGACTTAACCTGCACTGTGAGCTAAGGACTAGGTAGAATAAACACCATTAAATGCTTGGCTTTTTTAGTCATGACTCGAAATCAACACTATGCCCATCACTTGTCCGGAAATGAAAATTCATCGTGCTAATCATCCATAATTAGTTGAAAACATACCTGTTGGTGCAAAAGCTGACTTTAGAAGACCTAACCTCTGTCCCGAGGTTTGATCTGCAATAGCTACATTTCCAAATGTAGAACCACCAACGATCAGCTGGTCATCTGTTATTGCCAAGCATGTCACCGGGGAAGGGTGAAGCCTGTATACCATAGGCATCAGTACAAGCAGCATATCAAACTGGATGTACCTCTAATGATGATTACACACTTAAGTATGGTCATAATTTGACTTTCGTGATATGTTGATGATATCAGAAGAAGATCCAAAAAATTTCAAAAGTCAAATCTtgcaaactttgatcaagtttatagagaaaattatatatatctagaataccaaatggaAATCATTGAATACACCATGAGTAATATTTTCATATTGTATATATTGttaattttctctataaacttggtcaaagtttgctaACTTTGACTTTTCCCCGATAAATAAACTATACTACCTAGTACAGTAAGCAAACAAGGGGATATGATGTTACAGAATTCATCTGAAGTAAGGTGAAGCTCGTGCACACAAAATAACAATGAAAGAAAGAATTCAACAATTGCAGAAAGCACTTCATTCACATGATATACTACTTGATTCCCTTGCGCTTACCGGTGAATGCTCGAGCAACTCCTGCTGTACATGTCATATACAAAGGCTCTACCATCCTCACAACCAATTACAACCTCTGGGTCGGCATAACTGCAGAAGCAAATGAAATGAGAATATAAATCAATCCTACTTAAAATAACAGCAAGAATGTCTGGGCTAATCAAATCTTTGTCAAATAATGGTGGGCATACACAAGCTTATACAACACTCCTTCACTGTTAATAAATGCTTtccaacaacaacaaagcctttagtcccgaacaagttggggtaggctagaggtgaaacccataagatcgcGCGACCAACTAATAAATGCTTTCCAGCATTATAAAAATAATTTGAACAAGAAACTGCAGGAGAAGCCCCGACAGTAGATTTTATTGAGAAGAAAAATATGTTGCAAGGCTATATGCAAAAGAATTGTACAAAGGGGTTAGCAGCCCATCGACCAATTCTTTTGGGCGGCTTAAAAATAAGCTGCCTCTccccagcttaaaaaataagccgcctcTAAATTTTTTTGAGACTTCTAAATTAGTTATCCCATTAGTAGTTTAGAAGTCCCGATGAGGATAAGAGGCGGCTTATGGGAAAAATTGGGGAgaggcggcttattttttaagccacccaaaagaactggccctaggagagGAGCCTTAAGCTCGTCTTTCATTCTGAAAGAGAGTAAAAGGCTCCACGTGGCATGTATCAGATGCAACCAGGCTTCAATTTGGGCACCAAATCAATATGAAATCTTCTGAAAAAAAATGGTGATATAGTTTATGAAGTTTTGTGGCACCATTCAAATTTCAGATCAGAAACTTAAATTGTGTTagaataagaaaaaagaatcataaGTTTGCAGTGACCGAATAGAAATATTTGTCTTCTTATTTTATCTTTAGCCAGAATATCCTCATCCTTGTTATTCTCAACATATACTGATCTGAAGTTGAGATTAGAAACAAAGGTAGAGTCAATTCAAGAAATACAACCACAAAAAAGGCCATCTTTATGCGCATTTGTTTCCCAACTCCCAAGTGACACCAGAGTGCACAATTACACTGTAAGGGTAGATCGCACCAGATATATTGTCTTTATTCTTCAAACGCCAATTCAATAACTTTTTTGTACCAGGCAACATCAATCTTGTCAACTCATATCAAGACTGTTAAACCTGGCACCTCACCTCATGCATAACCCATGATTGAATGTGTCTCCACGAGATTGAAATATACTTCTTGGTCCACTGCGTTTCCATATGCAAACCTGGGAGCTAGTTAAACCTACAATCTGCACAGAGGATTAAAATCCTTTTAGGATAGGTAAAAGGAAGTTTGTACTCTGTTGGAATAAAGATGCCATGTGACCAAAAAGATCATGCGAAGTTGTAAGTTGTAACTATTAACAGTTCGGTTCAATCGATCTCCATGAATAAAATATAGATGAGATAAACCAGAAGCATCAATTCAGCCCATGTCAGAGTTATGTTGACAGTGTATAACGGAAAATTGAGCGCATCTATGTTTTGTGCAACCCTAATGGGAAGAATGGTGATTTGAGAGACAACCACCCACTGAATTTTCTAACAAGGACACAATCATGAATCATCTCTGCGTTTAGCCTTGCCCACCATTTTCATGTATGGATGGGATGGGCTTGACCATATGGCCTGCCATTGTGCTAACAAAGAGATGTTCCAATAAGAATCAACTGGGAAAGTATCCCATAATTCTTGGCTGAAACTCACATATACATGATAGAGTGACTTCCAGCATTGGATATGGCCATATGGATTACAGTACAAGTGGTCTATTTTGCACCCTTTGACATTAAGATACAACAAGCCATGTTGCTAACATCATCGCAACCAGATGCTCATATCTACATAAGTAAGATGTTTAAAATGTACAGTTGATGTTTTGACCTATGAATAGGTGAGGTATCCCATCTAGGCTGCAATCTTCTATCAATATGCGTGTatgttttgtttgtttgtttgtttgtttttttggtTAAAGGGCAGGTGCTCTTCCTTTGCATTTAAGACCAGGGACTTACAAAAGAGTAAGTAAGAGCAAAACAAAAGGGTCCAGCTGCCTCATGGCGCTGGCTATGCAAGGCTGAAAAACCATGTCAGCAAGTGTGTGAAAGAATAGTCAAAACTTCCTGTGTTATTTTAATAAGCACGAATGTTGGATATGTCTATTCTCAAAACCAGAAGAGTGCAGCTGCTGATACGTAAATAATAGAACTGTGTGCCAACGTTGATTACCTTATTTTCATCAAAATCAAAGTCAACCAACATTTTGGAATTTGGAACATTGTACTCATTCATGTATTTGCAACTTTCAGCAGACCAGAGTCGAAGAACCTGGTAAAAACTATTGTCAAAACGATGAGGCATTCAAGATGATACTAACTAGAAAGGTGACACAATATTCAAAGGAAACTACGAAATCTTCAGCCATGCAGTATGCCAATTATCTACAACTTTTGATTCAGGCAAGCATGATCTCCACGATCATGTTTATATGACAATCTGCATCTCATTGCATCAATTGTAGGATTACTTACCGCACCTCACAAGTACATTTTGTAACTAGATATTTTACATGAATGAAGTTATTAAGAACACCACCACATGATGCAACATTCACCTTATCTCCCATTCCAGTTAAGACTGAACCGCTTTTCATACGGCACAAGGTGGCCCTGCAACAAGAAATAAGAGAGAGAAAACATGGATACGGAAGCATTGTGGTAAGTATGAAAAAGAAGACTGGTCATGATAAAACAATATGAAAATATGATGAGTTGACAAATCTAACTACTTTCGTTGATGCGTTGCAACACTCGGAGGCATACGTTCAGAAGACCTAACGTGAGACAACAGGTGCTTACCTCACATCATGACCAATCCACTGATGAACTTCAGCAGACCCTCTAGCGAGAGTTGATGCGTGCTCATTCATGGCAAGTGCCTCAAAATAACTTCTCATTGAAATAGTAGAACTCGAGCCTCTTGCCTGCGGATTCCTCTTGTAATATAGACCCCTCATCAGATGGCCTGTGCTGATGATCGTATTCCTATCAACGAAAAAAATCAGATGTGCACACTTTAATCAACACTACAATTTGCTTCGCAATTAGGAACTTCCATAAGAAAATTTTGCATCCGTCTTGTGGGGTGAAAAAGTATAACAAACAGAAATACCAAACTGAAATACAAGGACTAGCACAAGAGTTGCTGTTACAGAAATTGGTAGCTCATGGTTTAGGTTCTCAGATCTTTGCCATCTCGCGGAACGAAGTGTGCATCTATGATTTATCAATTCTCCTAACAAAATCAAttcgataataataataataataatccacTAACAGATCGAGAAGTAAGTTCTGTTACAATATAAGAAGAGCATAGCACAAAACGAACGTACTGCTGAGAGCAATCAGGAAGTGAACTGAAGNNNNNNNNNNNNNNNNNNNNNNNNNNNNNNNNNNNNNNNNNNNNNNNNNNNNNNNNNNNNNNNNNNNNNNNNNNNNNNNNNNNNNNNNNNNNNNNNNNNNNNNNNNNNNNNNNNNNNNNNNNNNNNNNNNNNNNNNNNNNNNNNNNNNNNNNNNNNNNNNNNNNNNNNNNNNNNNNNNNNNNNNNNNNNNNNNNNNNNNNNNNNNNNNNNNNNNNNNNNNNNNNNNNNNNNNNNNNNNNNNNNNNNNNNNNNNNNNNNNNNNNNNNNNNNNNNNNNNNNNNNNNNNNNNNNNNNNNNNNNNNNNNNNNNNNNNNNNNNNNNNNNNNNNNNNNNNNNNCGGGTCTGACCATGACTTGCAGACGGCGGAGCAGTGGGCGAGGTCGAAGTGGTCGTCCAGGCGGGAGAAGATGGAACGGAGGGTATCGTCGTTCAGCGGCTGCCCGGTCAGCCCGTACCCGCTTCCTCTGCCGCAGCCGCCGCTGCGCCGCTTCGAGGGGAGACCTCCGCTCCGGCTGCTGCTcgcctccatctctctctctctctctctctctctcagaaggGCGAGCCTCCTGACTCCTGTCGCCGCCCGCCGGTAGTCGGCCGGTCGGCCTGTGGGCCTGTGGGCCTCGTGGA is a genomic window containing:
- the LOC123091301 gene encoding F-box/WD-40 repeat-containing protein At3g52030; its protein translation is MEASSSRSGGLPSKRRSGGCGRGSGYGLTGQPLNDDTLRSIFSRLDDHFDLAHCSAVCKSWNTIISTGHLMRGLYYKRNPQARGSSSTISMRSYFEALAMNEHASTLARGSAEVHQWIGHDVRATLCRMKSGSVLTGMGDKVLRLWSAESCKYMNEYNVPNSKMLVDFDFDENKIVGLTSSQVCIWKRSGPRSIFQSRGDTFNHGLCMSYADPEVVIGCEDGRAFVYDMYSRSCSSIHRLHPSPVTCLAITDDQLIVGGSTFGNVAIADQTSGQRLGLLKSAFAPTVIRCLSFNANSHLIFAGSSSGYAHCWDLRTLRPLWETRVSPNVIYGAHHLPGDTSTLVVGGIDGVLRLVCQRTGGTIRSFIMDAGYPAQSSSRPQAEQKNVGSAESGPRQQVEKKRVREIAPDARLDNIRKHLRPPITGLSVGMKKIVTTHGENYIRVWKFRL